The region CACCGCTCCCCTGACCCCCTGGATCCAGGGCCTGactgcagctgggggggggagCAGGTGGGGGGCAAGGGGcagggggcttggggggggggggggggcacgcaGAGCACGGGGTGATGGAGCCTGAAACAGGACAGGAGTCGGAGACCTCTCACACCAGGTAAGCGTAGGAACCCTGGTGAAGCGTGTGCATCCAGGTCTCTTCCAGGAGGTGGTAAGAAACGTCAGGGAAGGAGTGGGAAAGGCATGGGGTGGAAGTCTGCGGGGAGAGCATGCCACCCCAGCCGCACTCCCCTCTGAGGTGGGGATCCCTGGCCCATACTGGGGCGCAGGGCAGCAGGACCTGGTCTGGGATGGACACAGATTGGGGTTCACACAGGGAGGACCCACAGGAggcatctactccaatgcaccGGGAGGGCAATGAGGTCTCTGCTCTCTGTCCATCCCCACTCCTTCCACCTAGAGAGGCCGGTCTGGGGCCAGGCTGGTTGCTTCACCCCATAATGCACGGGCTGCAGAGCGAGCGACTGGAACGGGATGGGCAGAGAGGAGCaccctgtgcagctgatggagcTGGGTCCGAGGGGCTCCAGGCTGTTGGCCCAAAAGGCTCCCAGCAAAgccgtggggcaggcaggggggagAGGCTCTGGGTAGGGTCAGAATGGCCTTTCTCCTGCAAATATAGGACAGAAACGCAAAGGAAATCCTCCCTCATCAATAATGCAAGAAAAGGATCCAGCGAGAGGGCAGGGAATGAGGCAGGTAACAGGGAGATGGGGACCTCAGCGGtaccctcctccccagcctggtGCGGCACTGCTCTGGCATGACACGAGTGTATGAGGTCTCAGGCAGCTGGCGAGCCCCTCTCACCACTGGCACAGGCTCTTGTTAAGGTGCCACCATTACAGCCCCCGTTCTGGGAGCACTGGTGGTGCTGGGAGCCCAGTCCCATGCCCCGGAGGCTAGCTGAGAGCCCCCGTCACCGCCCATTGTTTGGGAGCTGAAGCAATAGGAGCCCTTGCCCAAGGAGCCGGGAGCCTGGCAGGTCTGGCCAGCAACTCGGCTATGTGGTCTGAAGGCTTTCCCAGGAGGGCCATATAGAAACAGGGCTGGACGCTGTTAACATCGTCCCGGGTATGTCTAGAAACGCAGCCAAGCGGCGCCGCACGAGGGCCACCGAGGTCGGGAGGGCACGGAGCCAGCCTGGGGATGAGGATCTGTGAATGAGAGCAGTGCGGGCAGTGCCAGTGGGGCAAGACTGTGGGGTCCCCCCTGAAGAGGGGCTCCCTGAGAccctctccctgcaggcagcCGTCCCCTCACAGCCTGGGGCCAGGCAAGAGCAAGTGGGTCCCATGGGCAATGTTGGGCAGGGCACTACTGAGGTCTGACCCCATCGTGGCAAACCCTGGCTACCAAGGCATGGCTTCCCTGCTTTTCCCAGTCTCACTGCACGAAGGTCCGGGATGTACATCCACTTCTTCCCCACCTTCTGGCTGTTATATCTGATTGCACTCGATTTACTTGCTGCCGGAGCAagggctgctgtggctggggagctcTCAGGGGCTCTCTCTGTATGAAGCAACCTCAGTTGCATTCTGGCTGCAGCAAACCATCCCACACTGGGGGCATCCCTTAGGAGATCCCCCTGAGACCCCATTAGTGCCTGCCCCAGCCGTGGGgtcccccacctccctcctggCTGGGAGCGGGTGAGCAGCAGGACTTGCTAGGTCTGTTACTGCATTGCAAACAAGGTGTGCGATCACAAGGCCAGGCTCATTCCGGCTCAGCGCGTGTAACGCTCCTACGATGGGTAAAGCATCTCCTGCTGCCGGTCTCCAGTGGGAGCACAGGGTGGGATTTCAGTGACTCCGAGCTGGACCTTGGCCCCTGCAGCCAGGTGAGGGAGTAAagggagggggctgcagagcagcactgggcagggagggagggggtcCAAGGAGGAGagttcacacacacacacacgtgtggAGGTGAACACAAGCCTGAGCCCAGCTACCCTGTGCTGAGCCCTGGCAAGAGGTGAGGGCAAAGCCCTGCAGTTCGGAGGCTTGGCTGCAGGACGCACGGGCACGAAGTGGCCAGGACTGCTCCTGGGTCAAGCCCTCAGGCAGGactgccaccccccccccccccgtgatTCCTCTGGCTGCGggtcctccctctgccccacaaGGCAGGGGCTGATGGTGACCTCCCAAGTCCCGGCTTTCCTCTGCTGCCACACCAAACAGGGGctcttgcaggagctggggcacaCGAGGCTGCATGCCCTGGCCTACGCTCTTCTCTTGGTGGCTCAGGCCCCAAAGCAGCCAGCCAGGCTGTATCTCTTCTCCAGGTAATTTTaattgcagaaagcaaaggttTCCCTGCACCCCGGGTACCCGGGGCTGGTCTGGAGTGGCCCTTCCCAAATGCCGGCTGGGTGCAGAGGTAGTTGCATCGCAGTGCTGTCCATGCCTGCCAAAAGCCACGGGTCGGCAGGGTGACACGGGTGCACACACGTGCCTGGTGCGACAGTCCCTCTTGCCACCCCGTCGTGCCAGCCCCTGGGGTCTCGTCAAGGTGTTTTGACCGTGCCTTGGGATGCATGTGCCCTGGTGCCTCTGATAGCTGCTTGGAGCTTGGggtcctcctcctcatcccttCTTCTGGTGCCTGGGCCCCCTCCTGTTGCGATTAATAATTTGCCTTTCCCAGCAGAGCATCGAGATCCCATAAAAGCCCTTCGCAAAGACCAGGCTAAGCCTTGTCAGCTGCAGCATGTGGTAAGAAAATGCTGGTGGCGACTTCCTCGCTGGCTTATCCCCACTCGAGGGTCTGCCTGATTAGTGAGCTAGCTGGTTAGCATCAGGTAATGATGGAAACTGTCTCCAAATCCCCGAAGGTGCCGGCGCTCCCTGGGAGAGCCTCCTGAGCACCGGGGCAGAGGCTGGCCCAGAGCTGCCTCTCCCACCCGAGGAACCCTGGTCCTGAGAGCCAGCCCATGCGTCTCTGCGTGGTGTAAGAAAAACATCAATAAGCCACATTGCCCTTTGAATACCACCAGCAGCAGTAGTAAATGGAGAGAAACCCGAGGAAGGCTGAGCAAAAGAACCCCTTCTCTCCTGAAGGACCATGTGTAAACTGCTGTTTTTTTCAATGCAAGAGCAGGGAGTGGGAGGATCGGTTAATGTTTTCCCAGCAAGGGGAAACTCCCAGGTGGAAATAGCACTGCGCCCTGGAAACGGAGCCCTTCACCAAACAGGGCAGTGCTTGTGCAGCCCCGTCTCAGCTGGGTGATGCTGAGCAGCGTACAGGCTCTGCGGTGGAGGAGTGCTCCTGACGGGCGTGGGAGCGACAAGCTCTTGCCAAAGCCCTGCATGAGCACCCAGGGAAGCTGAGGCCAGGGCTGAGCTCCACCTCACAGCATGTGCCTGTGCGGCTGGGCTCCCCAGGGAGCCCTCCCCAtgccctccctgctgcccgTCCTTCTGGTTGCGTTCCACCCCCAAGAACATGCTTGCCCCAGGTGCACGGAAGGACCAGGAGTGCAGGGGCAGGAAGAGAGCAGAGTCCTCTGGCTGGGGAAAAAGCTGAAACAGGGTGGGAACAGTGGGGCTTTGGAGAGAGACGCAGgaaataagagagaaaaggCTTGAAAGAGGCTTAAAGAGCAGCTTCCCACTGAAGATAGGAGAAGATTCCCCTCTGATGACACAAATAGCACCTGAAGCGCTGGGCTTATCTGGGAGCCAGCTAGCCTTTAGCAGGGGCCACTAAACCCACAGGGCTGGCATCGCCCTTCCCGCGCTGAGCCTCCCAGCACCGGCATGCGGAGCACTGGAAGGGCAGgagcctcctccagcagctgggccCAGAGGACAGCGGGGCTCCGCGTCAGAGACGTAATGGGGTATGCGGGGGTTTGAGGGGCTCTGTTATTGTCTCCCTTCGCTCTTTCTAGGCCTGACGATGCACCACTCCGCTGGCCTCCTGCCTGCAGTGCTCTCCCCGAGCCATTTTGGATTTGCACAGCATAAAACTTAAACCCCTCCGGGCCGAAGCAGCGGTACCTCACCATGGGGAGGTGAAAGCCCCCAGGCAACACAGCCTGTCAAGAGTGCGAACGACTGAACTGGAGGCCGGAGGGTGCTGCCTCTTGGCTAGGCAGCACAGCTGAGGGAGCCGAGGTCCCTGCCAGTGTGCCCAGAGCCTGTACCCAGTATGCTCAGACTGCTTGAATTTTTCCCTATGTACCTAGTGCCTGGTGCCTCGGTTTCCCATCAGGAAGCAGGATGCTCGGCTCTACCAGGCAGGCTGGGGCTCCATTCCCAGCAGCAAGGAGTTGCTGCAGTCACAGCCTTGTGCTTCCCACCCGTTGCTCGCACGCTGGTGAGCTCTGCCCGCACGGGGCAGTCACTGGAGCTGCTCCCACACCATGCACAAGACAGTGAGGCGTTTGTGCCTGAGGTGTCGGAGCCATTTCATTGCAAACACAGAGGGAGCACAGATAGTATTTATTTCCAGAATAATGGCTCCGGTGCCCCAGCCCTTGGTATGATCCTGCATGTGCAAGGCAGGCACTGGCAGGCCCGGGAAAGGAGCCCCACCAGAGAAACCCCAGACCTGCAGGAATAGCGCTCTCAGCTGTTCCAGCATCTCCTCCCCAGCCGGGCCATGGGCACGCTGGAGGGGCAGGAAGGGATGGGGTGGAAGACCCAGAGGGAAGCTGCCCCTGTGCTCCGGGAGCCGCAGGGGTCTGTGCCGTGACTCAGAGAAGTTCAGTCTCTGGCCTGGGTTGCAGTTTTCCTTATATCACTTCCAGTGATGTTCGACATTTGTTCGTTCCGGCTGTAAAACCTCTCCTGGCTCTACACCAGATATTTTCTCACCTCAGTGCCTCAGCCAGAGCAGAGCTACCTGTTGGAGTACCTGCAGCTCAGGCACGTTGGCCTTCATGATTAACATGCTCTTTGCTCCGGGCGTGCTGCATGGCAGGAGGGGTGGGagttcagctccagctctgtGGCCCCGGAGATGCCaagcagccctgcccttgctATGGCAGAGAGGGCTCGGCGGCCCATGCCCCGTTGTTCAGGGCCCGCGTTCGGAGGAGGGTGGTTTTAAACAGGAGTGGTGGCCATAGCAAAGCAAAATCCTGATCTGCTGGCCTGGGCCTGGGCGTTTGGGGTCAGGAGTGCAGCGGGCAGGAGGATTTCCACGCACTGTGCTCCAGCTGAGATGCCAGCCCTCCCGTGCACACACAAACGCCGTGAGCTCCGCTGTCCCGCGGGGCTCGCTCTCCTCACAGGTCAGGCTGACAAACGGGAGAAGGACAAAGCCTCCAGTGACTCTCCCCGTGCCCGCAAGATCCCACCCGGGCCAGCCGGAGGGAGCCCAGACAACCAACCGGCTCCAGCGCCGCTGCTGCTGAAGGGCTGTTGACGCGGCAGAGCGGCATGGAGGAGCTGCTTCACTTTGGGACGGGGCTTGATGGAAACCCCAGAAATAGGAACGCTTGAACCAGTTCCCACGGCCAGGTTAGTGCCCGAGGGTGAGGACGGCTTCATGTATGAAGAAGGAGCCTGAGAGCAGGCTCTGCCCGCTGCTCTGCTTACAGCAGGGTTTCATGTTGCAGAGCTCTCTTTGGTTTTCGCTCCCCATAAGCTAACGGTCTCCTGCTTAACCAGCCCAAGAGACCCCCCGTGGGGTGCCGAGAGGGTTTGGGACACGAAGAGGTGACGTTCCCTGGGAGCTGCCTTCCTCCTAGTCTCGGTGCCTGTGCCGGATTCACGCCGGTGACCCGGGAATGGAATCGCTGGGGGCTCTTTTCGAGGGCGGGGAGGCAGCGGGTGCCGGGGGACGCCCCGGGTCTCTCCGCCGCGGGAGAGCTGCGCGGCCCCGAGGGCCCCCGggccggcgctgccggccgaGCACCCCGCCACCCCTCCCCGCGCGGGACCGGCCACGGAGGGCGGCGCGCTGCCCGGCGGGGCTGCCCCCGCGCCTTCTCCCCGGCGCGCTccgggccggcggcgcggggcggggacGGGACGAGCCCCGGGGAAGCGCGGCAGCGTGCGCGGGGCcccgcggcgctgcccgggCCTGCGGCTGAGGGAGGGGGcccccgctgccgctgccgctccccgggcggcgcggccccgctggcggcggggcgggcggagctGTCCTTCAGCACCACGGCACCTGCCGCCGCCGGTGCCCGGGAcaggcggcgcggccgggccgggccgggccgggccgggcggcgcggggcgggcgggggggccgggcgggcgcgCAGGCGCAGGGCGGCGCGGCTCCTCAAGGTGTTGGCGGCGCGGCCGAAGATGGCGACAGACTGAGGGCAtggggcccggcggcggcggcgggcgcggcggggcccgcgAGCTGGCGCAGCCGACGGGGAGGCGGAAAGCCGAgtgagcggggccggggcatGCCCCCGAGCGGCGGGCGGCGCTccgcggccggggccggggccggggcggggagcggcggcggggccgagccagcgcggcggccggcggcggcctGTAGGCGGGGGCGCGggcatggcggcggcggcggcggcggcggcgcggcgcggcggccgcaGGTGacagcggcggcagcgcggcgcgccccgccgccgccgccgccgcccccccgcgccgcccccgcaGCATGATCCGCGGCGCCTGGATGTACCCCCGCGGGggcgccgccggcggggcggtgTGCTGCGCGCCGCGCCGCAGCGACAAGCCGGTGGCCGACCCCGAGCGGGCGCAGAAATGGCGCCTCTCGCTGGCCTCGCTCCTCTTCTTCACCGTCCTCCTCTCCGACCATCTGTGGCTCTGCGCCGGGGCCAAGCTGCGGGCgcgggagcggagcggcgccgggcggccgcggggccgcgggccgcgGGCCCTGCTGGCGGCCGAGCCGGCGGGCGGCAGCTGCGAGGCCCTGCTCGGCAACCTCAGCCgggccgccggccccgccggcccctgccccgccgcccgcggcgACCTGGACTCGGCCTGCGCCCGGCTGCACGCCCTGCAGCGGCCGCGGGGCTCCCCGGCCGGCGCGCCCCTCCGctcgccccccgccgccgcccccttCTTCGCCTCTCCCTCCTCCAAGAGGACCTTCCTGCAGGCTTACTTTAGGAACTTCAACCTCTCCTTTTGTGATACTTACACGATCTGGGACCTGCTGCGGGAGATGGCCGGCCCGGACGGCCTGGACTGCAGCGTGGACAACCTGATGGTGGACTTGGTGgtggcggcggccggggcgcTGGGCGGGGAGGCCTGTAGCAGCTGCGTCCAGGCGTACCAGCGGCTGGACCAACACGCTCAGGAAAAATACGAGGAGTTCGACCTCTTGCTGGAGAAGTACTTGCAATCGGAAGACTACTCGGTCAGATCCTGCCTGACAGACTGCAAGGTAGGAGGGGGTGCTCCGGGGTCCCCCCCCGTCCCGCCGGGCGGGCGGCCTGGGGCGAGCTGCGCGCTGTCCCGcagccccgccgagccccggggGTCCCGGCTGCCGTGGCCCTCCTGCCCGCGCACCTGCCGGAGCCACGCTCCTGCCTGCCCACGGGCTGGggctctccctctgccccccgaGCCCCAGCCCGGCCGTGCCGGCGGGATGGGTCCAGAGCCCTtggggcagcagggatgggggtgGTGGGAGCGAGAGGGCGGAGCGGGGCTTGTCCTGAGCACGCGTGCGCTCGCGTATCCCTTCACGCCCATCTGCGCACACGCAGCCTCCTGACACCCCACTCCCCACCAGCCTCACCTGCACCCCTTTACGTGTACGCGTGCACGTTCACCCGTGCGCATGCAGGCCAAGCCAGGGCAGGTGTGGGGCCCCTCACCGCTGCCTCCGGCCCGCTGCTGCTGCGGAGGGGTGCtgcacagggctggggcagcccaggGCTCTGCCCGGCCGTCGTTAAGCTGAGGTGTGTAGACAAGCAGTGACCTGAGATGAACCATGGTGCCGGAGCCCCTTCCccgcctgcagcagctgttttcCAGCCCTTCCACCGCTTCTCCCCGGGGAGATGGGCCAGGGGTGCCGGGATGTGCCTGCCCCCTTGGCGTTCCCCCCAGCGTTTCCCatccccagccccggggcatGGTCCGTGTTCCGAAAGCGAATGGGTCGCCTCCCCCAGCATTAGTCGGATCGAGCCTCAGCATGGTGCCATCTCCTCTCCAAAACGAGAGCCGCAGTCGCATCTCTGTCCGGAGCCCGGTGCGG is a window of Gavia stellata isolate bGavSte3 chromosome 14, bGavSte3.hap2, whole genome shotgun sequence DNA encoding:
- the NALF2 gene encoding NALCN channel auxiliary factor 2, with the protein product MIRGAWMYPRGGAAGGAVCCAPRRSDKPVADPERAQKWRLSLASLLFFTVLLSDHLWLCAGAKLRARERSGAGRPRGRGPRALLAAEPAGGSCEALLGNLSRAAGPAGPCPAARGDLDSACARLHALQRPRGSPAGAPLRSPPAAAPFFASPSSKRTFLQAYFRNFNLSFCDTYTIWDLLREMAGPDGLDCSVDNLMVDLVVAAAGALGGEACSSCVQAYQRLDQHAQEKYEEFDLLLEKYLQSEDYSVRSCLTDCKAVYKAWLCSEYFNVTQQQCRHRIPCKQYCLEVQTRCPFVLPDNDELIYGGLPGFICTGLLENQLPDEEAKCCEVQWDSCDHPPDSNDNTSPKSTASESLHFHRHDPHLHHQRQNHYHLYHHHHHHQYHQPHSPSLLPVSAGSRLSSSRIRLCVLVLMLLHTMVSFSSVHGGGGAAGGGLSLEALPALEESVARDE